The following are encoded together in the bacterium genome:
- a CDS encoding adenine phosphoribosyltransferase, with protein sequence MTLEEAKALIRDIPDFPHQGILFRDLTPLLAVPAATEVVLAALEAWARPLAPTLVAAIEARGFIFGGALAARLGVGFAPVRKPGKLPFETYEESYGLEYGTDRLQIHRDAAPAGSRVVVVDDLLATGGTAAAAARLVERCGGEVAGVGFVVELTALDGRRALEGRRVESLIRF encoded by the coding sequence ATGACGCTCGAAGAAGCGAAGGCGCTGATCCGCGACATTCCCGACTTTCCGCATCAGGGGATTCTCTTCCGCGACCTGACGCCGCTCTTGGCCGTGCCGGCGGCGACCGAGGTCGTGCTCGCCGCGCTCGAAGCGTGGGCGCGGCCGCTCGCGCCGACGCTCGTCGCGGCGATCGAGGCCCGCGGGTTCATCTTCGGCGGCGCGCTCGCCGCGCGGCTCGGCGTCGGCTTCGCGCCGGTCCGCAAGCCCGGCAAGCTGCCGTTCGAGACCTACGAGGAGTCGTACGGGCTCGAGTACGGGACCGACCGCCTGCAGATCCACCGCGACGCGGCCCCCGCGGGCTCGCGCGTCGTCGTCGTGGACGACCTCCTCGCGACCGGCGGCACCGCCGCGGCCGCGGCGCGCCTCGTCGAGCGGTGCGGCGGCGAGGTCGCCGGGGTCGGCTTCGTCGTCGAGCTGACGGCGCTCGACGGCCGCCGCGCGCTCGAAGGGCGGCGCGTCGAGTCGCTGATCCGCTTCTGA
- a CDS encoding PilZ domain-containing protein, whose amino-acid sequence MGFFSRGKDAERAPEEDSSNATRQLLGKASLHKAPAIVACCNQGSTCQAHFVAAMPDAVVLELVHDVECPFLPPATLCSVSFGLDSRAHVFLAQILEHAPADKARRTPERLRLQMPEQIASAEGRLMFRAPIPPDCPLEAAALVGAGALPVRAINVSLSGAFIEAPPALDVPVGGAFKLRLKLGDEAIDLDAEVRRRQGNAYGVFFPETMHRAGPEAPDALRAIYRDLEARWLRARRGSFEE is encoded by the coding sequence ATGGGGTTCTTCAGCCGCGGCAAGGACGCCGAGCGCGCGCCCGAAGAAGACTCGTCGAACGCGACGCGCCAGCTCTTGGGAAAGGCGAGCCTCCACAAGGCGCCGGCGATCGTCGCCTGCTGCAATCAAGGCTCGACCTGCCAGGCGCACTTCGTCGCGGCGATGCCCGACGCGGTCGTCCTCGAACTCGTCCACGACGTGGAGTGTCCGTTCCTCCCGCCCGCGACGCTCTGCAGCGTTTCGTTCGGCCTCGACTCCCGGGCGCACGTTTTCCTCGCGCAGATCCTCGAGCACGCGCCCGCCGACAAGGCGAGGCGGACGCCGGAGCGGCTGCGCCTGCAGATGCCGGAGCAGATCGCTTCGGCGGAGGGACGCCTGATGTTCCGCGCGCCGATTCCTCCCGACTGCCCGCTCGAAGCGGCCGCGCTCGTCGGCGCCGGGGCGCTGCCGGTGCGGGCGATCAACGTCAGCCTCAGCGGCGCGTTCATCGAGGCGCCGCCGGCGCTGGACGTGCCGGTCGGCGGGGCGTTCAAGCTGCGGCTGAAGCTCGGCGACGAGGCGATCGACCTCGACGCCGAGGTGCGTCGCCGCCAAGGGAACGCCTACGGGGTCTTCTTCCCGGAGACGATGCACCGCGCCGGGCCGGAGGCGCCGGACGCGCTGCGCGCCATCTACCGCGACCTCGAGGCGCGCTGGCTCCGCGCGCGCCGCGGCTCGTTCGAGGAGTGA
- a CDS encoding PilZ domain-containing protein produces the protein MSWFRQEDDRDLAAGDHRNGRDRRGVVDASQLLAHCCRREVRAFVVCPEHTAIASGRFKRLMPQGVLLELDGPVDAQTFPPLALATVSFTSGGRARVFMAPILEVEAGEEGGAPLIRLALPDEIAGADGRTTFRVPITPEGALVARLLLGEGTSVEVRPLNISQSGILVELPGGTGLELAKGRVVEVELRLDEEEAAVQVEAVVRRRSGREYGLFFPLAVARGAHAASKPLRDIVRELETRWLRSRVPDALRPEPAPRRRV, from the coding sequence ATGTCTTGGTTCCGCCAAGAAGACGACCGCGATCTCGCCGCCGGAGACCACCGGAACGGGCGGGATCGGCGCGGGGTGGTGGACGCGTCCCAACTTCTCGCCCACTGCTGCCGACGCGAGGTCCGGGCGTTCGTCGTCTGCCCGGAACACACGGCGATCGCCTCCGGCCGCTTCAAGCGGCTCATGCCGCAAGGGGTCCTGCTGGAGCTGGACGGCCCGGTGGACGCGCAGACGTTCCCGCCGTTGGCCCTCGCCACCGTCTCGTTCACCAGCGGCGGTCGGGCGCGCGTCTTCATGGCCCCGATCCTGGAGGTCGAAGCGGGGGAAGAGGGCGGCGCGCCGCTGATCCGCCTCGCCCTGCCGGACGAGATCGCCGGCGCCGACGGCCGCACCACGTTCCGCGTGCCGATCACGCCCGAGGGCGCCCTCGTCGCGCGGCTGCTGCTCGGCGAAGGAACGTCGGTCGAGGTCCGGCCGCTCAACATCAGCCAGTCGGGAATCCTCGTCGAGCTTCCCGGGGGAACGGGGCTCGAGCTGGCGAAGGGACGCGTGGTCGAGGTGGAACTGCGGCTTGACGAAGAAGAAGCGGCCGTGCAGGTCGAGGCGGTCGTGCGGCGCCGCAGCGGGCGCGAGTACGGGCTGTTCTTTCCGCTCGCGGTGGCGCGGGGGGCGCACGCGGCGTCGAAGCCGCTGCGGGACATCGTGCGGGAGCTCGAGACGCGGTGGCTGCGCAGCCGGGTGCCGGACGCGTTGCGTCCCGAGCCGGCGCCGCGCCGCCGGGTGTAG
- a CDS encoding acylphosphatase — translation MATAKHYVVHGLVQGVGYRFFALNCAETVGVAGWVRNLPDGTVEAFAEGAPERLEAFAAQLRRGPRYSVVERLDEEDAEPAGNVGFRQVR, via the coding sequence GTGGCGACCGCCAAGCACTACGTGGTCCACGGCCTGGTCCAGGGGGTCGGCTACCGCTTCTTCGCGCTGAACTGCGCGGAGACGGTCGGCGTCGCGGGGTGGGTGCGCAACCTGCCGGACGGCACGGTCGAGGCGTTCGCCGAGGGCGCGCCGGAACGGCTCGAGGCGTTCGCCGCGCAGCTGCGGCGGGGACCGCGCTATTCGGTCGTGGAGCGTCTCGACGAAGAGGACGCCGAGCCGGCGGGGAACGTCGGCTTCCGCCAAGTGCGCTGA